One window of Nocardia sp. NBC_00508 genomic DNA carries:
- a CDS encoding FadR/GntR family transcriptional regulator, translated as MPHQESAGLTALGAVLSPLEGGGPKTEAVVQRLSAAISLGVMADGQQLPSETDLANQLGVSTMTLREALAVLRQQGIVHTKRGRGGGSFIRGSAEVLENTSLVRLQQMSIQELRDLGDEHFAVTGAAAVFAARRGLRADIARLRALADRLKDSTELATARRADSRFHIEMAVCAQSTRLTRAEVALQAELSALLWLPRLKLDPAAEATAHRDLVDAIEREDDGRARELAESHTESRIRRLVALRLELSD; from the coding sequence TTGCCCCACCAGGAGAGTGCCGGATTGACCGCGCTCGGTGCTGTGCTGTCACCACTCGAGGGTGGCGGTCCGAAAACCGAGGCAGTGGTGCAGCGGCTATCCGCTGCGATCAGCCTCGGCGTGATGGCGGACGGCCAGCAGTTGCCGAGCGAGACCGATCTCGCCAACCAGTTGGGTGTGTCGACGATGACCCTGCGGGAGGCGCTGGCCGTACTCCGGCAGCAGGGAATCGTCCACACCAAGCGCGGGCGCGGGGGAGGCAGCTTCATCCGCGGCTCGGCGGAAGTCCTCGAGAACACCTCGCTGGTGCGGTTGCAGCAGATGAGCATCCAGGAGCTGCGCGATCTCGGGGACGAACACTTCGCCGTCACCGGAGCGGCTGCTGTGTTCGCCGCGCGCCGCGGATTGCGCGCCGATATAGCCCGGCTCCGCGCCCTCGCCGACCGGCTGAAGGACAGCACCGAACTCGCGACGGCACGCCGGGCCGACAGCCGCTTCCATATCGAGATGGCGGTGTGCGCGCAGTCCACCCGGCTGACCCGCGCCGAGGTCGCCCTGCAGGCCGAACTCTCCGCCCTGCTCTGGCTACCCCGGCTGAAACTGGACCCGGCGGCCGAGGCGACCGCCCATCGCGACCTGGTGGATGCGATCGAACGAGAAGACGATGGCCGAGCGAGAGAACTGGCAGAATCACATACTGAATCACGCATCCGCCGCCTCGTCGCCCTACGCTTGGAGCTCAGTGATTGA
- a CDS encoding serine/threonine-protein kinase, with translation MLEPGDRFAGFMVKARLGHGGSSGVYLAEDLERSQPVSLKILGPDDSRSPEARARFVHEFDILSALRHPTIVRIYTHGETDGRLWSAREYVAGATGSTLVRMPHQHPDLRRVLHLLNHVAAGLDFAHANDVVHLDVKPANVLVGADEPATVKISDFDQARWLHRPEPPLANNGFVVVSVPYAAPELLQAGAVSPATDQYALACSAIELLTGRPPFPRADLMATAEAQLHDPPPEISERRHWIPPEVDAILHRSLAKDPGARYDSCTEPIRLLTEALQDIDPRPLAPLLNRLKVAFTRSHLLNTTLGRKEREASIVRCSAERWVGR, from the coding sequence ATGCTCGAGCCAGGTGACCGGTTTGCTGGATTCATGGTGAAAGCCCGGCTAGGTCATGGCGGCAGCAGCGGGGTGTATCTGGCCGAGGATCTGGAACGCTCGCAGCCTGTGTCGCTGAAGATTCTCGGGCCGGACGACAGCCGATCACCCGAGGCGCGTGCGCGATTTGTGCACGAGTTCGACATCTTGTCCGCGCTGCGGCATCCCACCATCGTTCGGATCTACACACACGGTGAAACCGACGGCAGGCTGTGGTCGGCGCGCGAGTACGTGGCGGGCGCGACGGGGTCGACGTTGGTGCGGATGCCACACCAACACCCGGATCTGCGACGGGTTCTGCACCTGCTGAACCATGTCGCGGCAGGATTGGATTTCGCGCACGCCAACGATGTGGTCCATCTCGACGTCAAACCGGCGAATGTGCTGGTCGGCGCGGACGAACCTGCGACAGTGAAAATCTCGGACTTCGACCAGGCCCGGTGGCTGCACCGGCCCGAACCTCCCCTGGCCAACAACGGTTTCGTCGTGGTGTCGGTGCCGTATGCCGCACCGGAACTGCTACAGGCGGGCGCGGTGTCCCCTGCGACGGACCAATACGCGCTCGCCTGCTCGGCCATCGAACTGCTCACCGGCCGCCCGCCATTCCCCCGCGCCGACCTCATGGCCACCGCAGAGGCTCAACTGCACGACCCACCCCCCGAGATCTCCGAGCGCAGGCACTGGATCCCGCCCGAGGTCGACGCGATCTTGCACCGGTCGCTCGCAAAAGACCCCGGTGCCCGCTACGACTCGTGCACCGAGCCCATCCGCCTGCTCACCGAGGCGCTCCAGGACATTGATCCACGCCCCCTCGCTCCCCTACTGAACCGTCTGAAGGTGGCATTCACCCGATCGCATCTGCTGAACACCACCCTCGGACGGAAAGAACGGGAGGCGTCGATTGTCAGGTGTTCAGCGGAGCGGTGGGTGGGAAGGTGA
- a CDS encoding cytochrome P450 — protein MSTPQSRVSAQSCPVVHGSPIDSDDPRVPMYAPEFAADPHRFYHEMRRRYGSLAPVELSPGVPATLVVGYSTAVRILNDPEHFPADPRAWQKNIPADCPILPLLEWRPMASRSAGADFARYRGAITASIDEVDLYALHAIVEGLAIPLINSFCQDGSADLIRQYVFPLVFEVVNYLLGCTPEIGGQIAAGTAALLEGVDAEKGNQILGEALMKLVALKRAEPKRDITSVLLQHPARLDDVEASHHVSQVYGTGIEFELNLITNTLLLILTDERFGDSILGGNLSSRDALDEVLFNDPPLANLLITYPRHPILIDDIWLPAHQPVVISMAACNNDPAIRTDDLTGNRSHLAWGLGPHACPARPLAYLIAQEAIDQLLDALPEITLNLPDRTPDWRPGPFHRALTELPVTFPPTAPLNT, from the coding sequence TTGAGTACGCCGCAGTCTCGGGTTTCAGCTCAATCGTGCCCGGTGGTGCACGGCTCTCCGATCGATTCCGACGACCCACGGGTGCCCATGTACGCGCCCGAGTTCGCGGCCGATCCACACCGCTTCTACCACGAAATGCGCAGACGCTACGGGTCTTTGGCGCCGGTGGAGCTGTCGCCCGGCGTCCCCGCCACCCTGGTGGTCGGCTACAGCACCGCAGTGCGGATCCTCAATGATCCCGAGCACTTTCCCGCCGACCCGCGCGCCTGGCAGAAGAACATTCCCGCTGACTGCCCCATCCTCCCCCTCTTGGAGTGGCGGCCGATGGCCAGTCGTAGCGCCGGGGCCGACTTCGCCCGCTACCGAGGGGCGATCACCGCGAGCATCGACGAGGTCGATCTGTATGCCCTCCACGCCATCGTGGAGGGTCTTGCCATCCCACTGATCAACTCCTTCTGCCAGGACGGGTCCGCCGACCTGATCCGGCAGTACGTGTTCCCGCTGGTATTCGAAGTCGTCAACTATCTGCTCGGCTGCACCCCGGAGATCGGCGGGCAGATCGCCGCCGGTACGGCCGCCCTGCTCGAAGGTGTCGACGCCGAGAAGGGCAACCAGATACTGGGGGAGGCGCTGATGAAGTTGGTGGCACTCAAACGCGCCGAACCCAAGCGCGATATCACCTCGGTACTGCTCCAGCATCCCGCCCGGCTGGATGACGTCGAGGCGTCCCACCACGTGTCACAGGTCTACGGCACCGGGATCGAATTCGAACTGAACCTGATCACCAACACCCTGCTGCTGATCCTCACCGACGAGCGCTTCGGTGACAGCATCCTCGGCGGCAACCTGTCGTCTCGCGATGCCCTCGACGAGGTCTTGTTCAACGACCCGCCACTGGCGAACCTGCTGATCACCTACCCCCGCCATCCGATCCTCATCGACGACATCTGGCTGCCCGCACACCAGCCCGTCGTCATCAGCATGGCCGCCTGCAACAACGACCCCGCAATCCGTACCGACGACCTGACCGGCAACCGCTCCCACCTGGCCTGGGGGCTCGGCCCACACGCCTGCCCAGCGCGACCCCTGGCCTACCTGATCGCGCAAGAGGCCATCGACCAACTCCTCGACGCACTGCCGGAGATCACACTGAACCTGCCGGACCGGACACCCGACTGGCGGCCAGGTCCCTTCCACAGGGCACTGACCGAACTGCCGGTCACCTTCCCACCCACCGCTCCGCTGAACACCTGA